Proteins from one Dromiciops gliroides isolate mDroGli1 chromosome 6, mDroGli1.pri, whole genome shotgun sequence genomic window:
- the UFSP2 gene encoding ufm1-specific protease 2 isoform X2, whose amino-acid sequence MVISDTMDLLFRIRGGLDLAFQLAATDDISTKKALKYVLSDLSTKLSSNALVFKICHSSVYLWPNSNLNTVPAELTDNSACKEILRFIQFNQEEDTKRKFTKKKDKKSQGQLQIINIDLMLEMSTSLAAVAPIIERESGGHHYVNMTLPVDTIVSADPEESWGIVRGRLVNSIHNQLTDMEKCLLKYMKGTSIVVPEPLHFLLPGEKNLVTISYPSGVPDGQLQSYRKELHDLYHLPHDRPYFRRANAYHFPDEPYKDGYIRNPHSYLNPLGAESGVISTVQGIYGYHHYMQDRIDDSGWGCAYRSLQTLCSWFRHQGYTDRSIPTHQEIQQALVDVGDKPATFVGSRQWIGSIEVQLVLNHLMGITSKILFVSQGSELSSQGRELANHFQSEGTPVMIGGGVLAHTILGVAWNEMTGQVKYLILDPHYTGPEDLQAIIEKGYCGWKGAEFWKKDTYYNLCLPQRPKTI is encoded by the exons GTGATTTCAGATACAATGGATCTTCTTTTCAGAATAAGGGGAGGCCTGGATCTAGCATTTCAGCTAGCTGCTACTGATG ATATTTCTACGAAAAAGGCATTAAAATATGTATTGAGTGACCTTTCAACCAAACTTTCATCAAATGCCCTCGTGTTCAAAATTTGCCACAGTTCAGTGTACCTATGGCCCAACAGCAACTTGAACACAGTTCCAGCAGAACTAACCGACAATTCTGCTTGCAAGGAAATACTACGCTTTATTCA ATTTAACCAAGAAGAGGATACAAAGCGAAAATTcaccaagaagaaagataaaaagtcACAAGGACAG cTTCAGATAATAAATATAGATCTCATGCTGGAAATGTCAACTTCTCTAGCTGCTGTAGCTCCCATCATTGAACGAGAGAGCGGAGGTCACCATTATGTTAACATGACTTTACCGGTGGATACTATTGTATCTGCAGATCCAGAAGAGTCATGGGGAAT agTTCGAGGTCGTCTAGTCAATTCAATTCACAATCAGCTAACTGATATGGAGAAATGCCTTTTGAAATACATGAAAGGAACATCTATAGTAGTCCCTGAGCCACTGCACTTTTTGTTACCAGGAGAGAAAAATCTTGTAACAATCTCTTATCCATCAGGAGTTCCAGATGGTCAGCTACAATCTTATAGAAAG GAATTGCATGACCTCTACCACCTGCCTCATGATAGACCTTATTTCAGAAGAGCTAATGCATATCACTTTCCAGATGAACCATATAAAGATGGGTATATCAGGAATCCACATAGTTACTTAAATCCACTGGGAGCAGAGTCTGGTGTG aTTTCCACAGTCCAGGGCATATATGGTTATCATCATTACATGCAGGATCGGATAGATGACAGCGGCTGGGGCTGTGCTTATCGCTCTCTCCAGACTCTTTGCTCTTGGTTTAGACACCAAGGTTACACCGACAGGTCCATTCCCACCCATCAGGAGATTCAGCAG GCTCTTGTTGATGTGGGAGACAAACCAGCAACATTTGTTGGGTCACGACAATGGATTGGTTCTATTGAGGTACAGCTAGTTCTGAACCATCTGATGGGAATTACTTCAAAAATACTGTTTGTCAG CCAAGGTTCTGAATTATCTTCTCAAGGAAGGGAGCTTGCCAATCATTTCCAGAGTGAAGGAACCCCAGTGATGATCG GAGGAGGAGTCTTGGCTCATACGATATTAGGAGTGGCGTGGAATGAGATGACAGGGCAGGTAAAATACCTGATTCTAGATCCCCATTACACTGGACCAGAGGACCTGCAAGCCATCATAGAAAAG
- the UFSP2 gene encoding ufm1-specific protease 2 isoform X1 yields MGEDRRSWRYKSISISVISDTMDLLFRIRGGLDLAFQLAATDDISTKKALKYVLSDLSTKLSSNALVFKICHSSVYLWPNSNLNTVPAELTDNSACKEILRFIQFNQEEDTKRKFTKKKDKKSQGQLQIINIDLMLEMSTSLAAVAPIIERESGGHHYVNMTLPVDTIVSADPEESWGIVRGRLVNSIHNQLTDMEKCLLKYMKGTSIVVPEPLHFLLPGEKNLVTISYPSGVPDGQLQSYRKELHDLYHLPHDRPYFRRANAYHFPDEPYKDGYIRNPHSYLNPLGAESGVISTVQGIYGYHHYMQDRIDDSGWGCAYRSLQTLCSWFRHQGYTDRSIPTHQEIQQALVDVGDKPATFVGSRQWIGSIEVQLVLNHLMGITSKILFVSQGSELSSQGRELANHFQSEGTPVMIGGGVLAHTILGVAWNEMTGQVKYLILDPHYTGPEDLQAIIEKGYCGWKGAEFWKKDTYYNLCLPQRPKTI; encoded by the exons GTGATTTCAGATACAATGGATCTTCTTTTCAGAATAAGGGGAGGCCTGGATCTAGCATTTCAGCTAGCTGCTACTGATG ATATTTCTACGAAAAAGGCATTAAAATATGTATTGAGTGACCTTTCAACCAAACTTTCATCAAATGCCCTCGTGTTCAAAATTTGCCACAGTTCAGTGTACCTATGGCCCAACAGCAACTTGAACACAGTTCCAGCAGAACTAACCGACAATTCTGCTTGCAAGGAAATACTACGCTTTATTCA ATTTAACCAAGAAGAGGATACAAAGCGAAAATTcaccaagaagaaagataaaaagtcACAAGGACAG cTTCAGATAATAAATATAGATCTCATGCTGGAAATGTCAACTTCTCTAGCTGCTGTAGCTCCCATCATTGAACGAGAGAGCGGAGGTCACCATTATGTTAACATGACTTTACCGGTGGATACTATTGTATCTGCAGATCCAGAAGAGTCATGGGGAAT agTTCGAGGTCGTCTAGTCAATTCAATTCACAATCAGCTAACTGATATGGAGAAATGCCTTTTGAAATACATGAAAGGAACATCTATAGTAGTCCCTGAGCCACTGCACTTTTTGTTACCAGGAGAGAAAAATCTTGTAACAATCTCTTATCCATCAGGAGTTCCAGATGGTCAGCTACAATCTTATAGAAAG GAATTGCATGACCTCTACCACCTGCCTCATGATAGACCTTATTTCAGAAGAGCTAATGCATATCACTTTCCAGATGAACCATATAAAGATGGGTATATCAGGAATCCACATAGTTACTTAAATCCACTGGGAGCAGAGTCTGGTGTG aTTTCCACAGTCCAGGGCATATATGGTTATCATCATTACATGCAGGATCGGATAGATGACAGCGGCTGGGGCTGTGCTTATCGCTCTCTCCAGACTCTTTGCTCTTGGTTTAGACACCAAGGTTACACCGACAGGTCCATTCCCACCCATCAGGAGATTCAGCAG GCTCTTGTTGATGTGGGAGACAAACCAGCAACATTTGTTGGGTCACGACAATGGATTGGTTCTATTGAGGTACAGCTAGTTCTGAACCATCTGATGGGAATTACTTCAAAAATACTGTTTGTCAG CCAAGGTTCTGAATTATCTTCTCAAGGAAGGGAGCTTGCCAATCATTTCCAGAGTGAAGGAACCCCAGTGATGATCG GAGGAGGAGTCTTGGCTCATACGATATTAGGAGTGGCGTGGAATGAGATGACAGGGCAGGTAAAATACCTGATTCTAGATCCCCATTACACTGGACCAGAGGACCTGCAAGCCATCATAGAAAAG